Within the Marinobacter qingdaonensis genome, the region CTGTGCCGGCAGAAAGGCATTCGCATCAAGAGCCGGCGGGTGGTCGATGGCCAGCACCAGAATAGCTGGCTGGCGCGACTCTGGCCTAATCTGTTGGGAGAGATTGCCATTTACCGAATCACACGGGAGACCGAGCAATGAACACCCAAAGCCTCCAACGTCTTACTCTTGTCCTGCTGTGGCTGGTCTTTGCCGCCCAGGCCCAGGCCGCCGGCAACAAGGACTTCGGCGAGTACCGGGTGCACTGGAGCGTATTGCCGAGCACCTTCCTCGCGCCGGAAGTGGCCCAGGCCAACGGCCTGCAGCGCAGCAAGGGTATCGGCGTGATCAACATCGCGATCATGAAGGAAAACGAGGACGGAACTCTGACGCCGGTCGGCGGTCAGGTGGAAGGCAAGGTCACCAACGACATCCAGCAGGTCCGGTTCCTGGCGTTCCGCCGTATTCAGGAGGGGGATGCGGTGTACTTCATCGCCGAGTACCAATACAGCTCGGCC harbors:
- a CDS encoding DUF4426 domain-containing protein; the encoded protein is MNTQSLQRLTLVLLWLVFAAQAQAAGNKDFGEYRVHWSVLPSTFLAPEVAQANGLQRSKGIGVINIAIMKENEDGTLTPVGGQVEGKVTNDIQQVRFLAFRRIQEGDAVYFIAEYQYSSAELMTFNITARPTGAQQDLPIRFAHTLFSD